The Vibrio bathopelagicus genomic sequence ACTATGCTTGATAGTTTTGAAGGCGATAAATACGTCACTCAAGAAAAGGGCATGGCCGTACAGAAACACGCTTGAGCATGGTTGTTCACAATACAGATGTCTTAGGCAATATAGCGCTTGATTGGGCAGGACTCTCCACCATTGGCATGGTCGTTTCAATTCGCCAAGAAGGTGATAAGCCAGCAGAAACGATGCAAATCAAGTACTACATAAGCTCAGTAAAACTGACGGCTAAAGCTTTACTAGAGAGTACGCTAGCACATTGGAGTATTGAGAATCAGATGCATTGGCGGCTAGACGTTGGCTTTAAAGAAGATGTGTGTCGAAGACGCCGAGAGCAAGCAGGTGAGAACTTAGTAGCTATAAGACATATAGCTTTAAACCTGCTGACGGAAGAAACCAGCTTCAAAGCTGGGATAAAAATAAAGTAGAAAAAAGCGAACCGTAGCAACAGCTATCTTTCGCTAGTCCTTGCAGGACAAGGGACTTCGTAATCTTGTCCTGATACCCAGCGTGAGCTCTCAATCCTTTTTATATTACTAAATTATTGGCTTGGCGACTATGAGTCTATCCATCACCCATGGCCGTATTTATGTCCATCACGACAGCTTTGATATTTTTCTATGCTCTCCTAATCGCTCAAAGAACGGTCGTACGCTCTTACGGCTGCGACTTGACCCTATCTAAATCATTGATGAATCTTAGCATCCGCGATGATAGTGGTATAACGATACCCCTTGGATATGGTGAACTCGCCCATGACGAGTTGACTTAACTCCCTCCCACTAAATCGGAGGTTCAGTGGAGGATTATCTATCTCTTTGATACCCATGGACAGATTGAGCTTCAAGCCCACAAGGGCATTTAGCCGCAGAGTGCAGGGCGAGGGTGATAAGTGAAGTTATATGGTGGACTTTACTATCTGAAAGCCTCCCAGAATGAAGGTAGGAAGTATGATTCAGCATGAAAAAGGTAACTGGTGTTTATTTTTTGTTTGGCGACTAAATCATATCACTTACTACCGTTTTTGTTTTTAGTTCCTGCTAATCCGCGATGAACCAGAAAATTAATGATTTTATAAAAAGAGGTAGTGCGAATTGAAGGGCATACCGGTGAGTTCTTAACCTTGTTTTTACGTTGCTTTAATACGAACAGAAATCAAAGCTTCGATTCACTGTACGACAACGGCAACATTTTCATTAGTATAAAAAAACACTACGACGCAGCACAAGAAAACCGCTTATTCATAACCCAGTACCCGCAAGGTGTGCAATGCTTTCGTTAGGTAAATTGGGAGTGTTAGCGTGTTAGGAGTGACGGATAGATTGAGTCGACAATATACACCTGCGTTGTTATTATTGTACTAATTGAATTAACCCCACACAAAAGGGAAAAATTCCCCCACCGATGATGAATCTTGCTTATAGGAGCGAAACCTAAGGGCGGTAGCGTGCCTAAAGTGTAATGAGCATCAACGAAATCAGCACTAAAATTTCAGAATGATTTTTTGGCGGCCTATCGGGCGGTTTTTAAAAAGTAAGTAGAATCTAGATTTTATAAGGGGTGGGCGAAAATCGATTGTCTCAAAATGAATGGAACAAAAAAGTAAAAAATCATCTCTTTTTATTTCACCTGTTGGTTGGAAACTTCACAAAATGACTAAGAAAAAAATCCTTACGGTTTTTGGCACGCGTCCAGAAGCCATCAAAATGGCACCTCTTGTTCATGCTCTAACTACCGATGATCGCTTTGAAGCGAAGTGCTGTGTTACCGCTCAACATCGTGAAATGCTTGACCAAGTTTTAGAACTATTTGAAATCACGCCTGATTATGATTTGAATTTGATGAAGGCTGGCCAAACGCTTAACGAAGTCACCGCGCGTATTTTGTTAGAGCTTAAGCCTGTGCTAGAAGACTTCAAGCCAAACGTGGTGTTAGTGCATGGTGATACAGCGACAACGTTTGCAGCAAGTTTAGCTGCTTATTATGAGCAAATCACAGTAGGGCACGTAGAAGCAGGTCTTCGTACAGGCAATATATATTCTCCGTGGCCAGAAGAAGGCAATCGCCGATTAACGGGCACATTGACCAAATACCACTTTGCACCAACGCCAACGTCAAAAGAAAACCTGTTGAAAGAAAACTTTAACCCAGCCGATATTATCGTTACGGGCAATACTGTGATAGATGCACTATTAATGGTCAAAGATAAAATTGATTCTGATAAAGATTTGAACGCAACCCTTTCTGCTCAATTCTCGTTCTTAGATGAAAACAAAAAGTTAATTTTGGTTACTGGTCATCGCCGTGAAAGCTTTGGTGGCGGTTTTGAGCGTATATGTGAATCGCTTGCCATTACAGCGAAAACTCATCCCGATACACAAATCCTGTATCCGATGCACCTTAATCCAAACGTGCGTGAACCAGTCAATCGCATTCTTGCTGATATTGATAACATTCATCTTATTGAGCCTCAGCAGTACTTACCATTTATCTACTTAATGAGCCGAGCGCACATCATTTTAACTGACTCAGGCGGTATTCAAGAAGAAGCGCCTTCATTAGGTAAACCTGTACTAGTAATGCGCGATACGACCGAGCGACCAGAAGCGGTTGAAGCGGGTACGGTTAAGTTAGTTGGAACTGACGTCAATACGATTACAGCGAACTTGAATGCTTTACTTACCGATGACGCCGCATATCAAACAATGAGCTTTGCACATAACCCTTATGGGGACGGTGAAGCTTGCAAACGAATTTTGAACGAATTAGAAAAATAGAATTTTGGGATATCATAATGTCTTTTGAAACAATTTCAGTTGTAGGCTTAGGTTACATTGGGTTACCGACAGCGGCGATGTTTGCATCACGTAAGAAGAAAGTAATCGGTGTTGATGTTAATCAAAATGCTGTCGATACAGTCAATCGAGGTGAGATTCATATTGTAGAGCCTGAGTTGGATATGATCGTTCGCGCAGCGGTAACAGAAGGTTACTTAAAAGCAGTTACATCACCAGAACCTGCAGATGCATTTTTAATTGCGGTACCAACTCCATTTAAGCCTTGCGCTGAAGGTGAAATACCAGAACCAGATTTACGTTATATTGAATCGGCATGTAAAGCGATTGCGCCTGTGTTGAAAAGAGGTGATTTGGTTATTCTTGAATCGACGTCACCTGTAGGTGCAACGGAACAGATGGCTGAATGGCTTGCTGAAGTCCGTCCAGAGTTATCATTTCCACAACAAAATGGTGAAAATGCGGATGTGAATGTCGCACATTGTCCTGAACGCGTTTTGCCTGGTCATGTTGTACGTGAACTTGTAGAAAATGACCGCGTTATTGGTGGGTTGTCAAAGCGCTGTTCTGAGCGCTCTGTTGAGCTCTACAAGATCTTCGTACAAGGTGATTGTGTAATTACCAATGCCCGTACAGCTGAAATGGCTAAGTTGACAGAGAATAGTTGCCGCGATGTGCAAATAGCATTTGCGAATGAACTATCTATGATTTGTGATAAGTTAGATATAGATGTTTGGGAGTTAATTTCTTTAGCAAACCGTCATCCTCGTATTAATATACTTCAGCCTGGACCTGGTGTCGGCGGACACTGTATTGCTGTTGACCCGTGGTTTATTGTTTCTAAAACGCCTGAGGAAGCGAGAATAATTCATACGGCTCGTAAGGTAAATGATCTTAAACCTGAATGGGTGATTAATAAGGTTAAAATTGCCATTGCTGATATCTTGCAAGCTAATCCTGAGAAAACTGCTAAAGATGTGACAATTGCATGCTATGGGTTAGCTTTTAAAGCTGATATTGATGATTTAAGAGAAAGTCCAGCTTTGAGTATTACAGAACAGATATGCAACTTTCATAAAGGGCAGATTATTTTAATCGAGCCAAATATTAATTTAATTCCTGAAAAATTAAATAAAAAAAATGTTGAATTAATGAATGTTAAAGATGCTATTAAAGCTGATATAAGTGTTTTATTGGTAGACCATAAGGAATTTAAAGAGAACTTGATCGTATCAAATACGTTTTTAATCGATACTAAAGGCTTATGGGCTGAGTCATGAAATCTAAAGATTATGTAAAAGAAAATATAAAATTATCTTGTGTCAATTTAGGGTTGCTTGAAATATCAGGGGTGGATGGTGATGCAATTATATATGGGCATGTATATAGTGGATTAAATGATATGGTTGAGTGTTTGAAGGGGGCAAACTTAGATTCAATAAAAAGAGTTTTACCTGAATGTGACGGGTCATTTGTTATTTTTTTTAAGTCTAAAAAAGATAACTTACTTCATGTTATCACTGACAAATGGGCAAGTAAAAATATATTTTTCGGTGTGGAAATCGGTGTTTTTAGCGATAAGATTAAAGATTGTTTACCTTCAAATCCTATATTGAATAGAAACGCCGCTAATGAATTTATATCTCTTTACGGCTTCTTGCAAGGCGATAAAACTCTTGTTGATGGTGTAAGCAAACTACGTCCAGCGACTTGGTATAAATATAATGTTGAATCAAAAAATGTATTCTGAGTTGTATTGGTACCCGAGATTTAATTATAATAAAAATACGTCTAAAATAAGTACAAAAGCTCGCTTGAAATCAGCATGGTCGAGTGTATTTGATGATATTGAATTTTTTGTAAAGGAAAAAGAATCATATGCCCTATTAGTGCTGGGTTAGATTCTAGAGCCATTTTGGCCGAGTTAGCTCGCAGAGGATTGCAGGAATATGTCACTACTTTTACCTTCAGCTTACCTAAGAAGTTTGAGTTGAATATTGCCCTTGAAGTTGCAACCAAACTTGGATTCAAACATGTTCATTTACCTATAGAAAACGATGATATTTTAGACTTTGATAATTATACCAAAACGGCAGAAGCTCATGATTATCAAATTTGGAACACTCCATACGTTCCTCCGGAGTTACATAAAGAAATGGGTAAATATGGAGATATATTATTATCTGGATTTGGTGGCGATCCGATTATGGGGTCACACCTTGCGTCGTCTGAAAAACCACTTAATGAATACTTATTTGAAAAATATCGTTGGTTACATTTAAAAGAAATAAAGAATCAACCGATTACTGATATAGAAAAGCTGAAAGACTCAATAGATCGTGAATCCTTGCGTTACGATTCAGGGTCGATTTTAACTGATTTCGATGCTTGGTATTTATGTGAACGAAATACTAATATGACTCAGCATAGTGTTTTAGGTTACAGGGGGCAATATGAAATCATTTCTCCTTTATGGATTCGAGAATTGTTGATGCTATTTCAGATATGTCACCAGAATATAGAGTTGATAGAACATTATTTAGAGAGTTAATGACCGAATTATACCCATCGGTTTTTCTCTTCGATCGTCTGCATATAAAGGGAAAATGTATGAATCGATATTTTTCATTGAGCGAGTTATATCAGTATTAAGCCGGAAAGTGTTTGGGTATTCTTTAATTGAGGATAGTTTTGATTATAAACCAGATTTGAATGAACAATATCGTAAACAGCCTAAGTTTCGTGAATTACTTTTAAATAATGCAGGTTATTTAGTCGATAAAGGATTAATAACAGCAGGATTTCTAGATGAATTAAGTAACTCTTTGTTATCTGGTGAAAGAAGCGGTGTACATTCCCAACAGCGTTTT encodes the following:
- the wecB gene encoding non-hydrolyzing UDP-N-acetylglucosamine 2-epimerase, translated to MTKKKILTVFGTRPEAIKMAPLVHALTTDDRFEAKCCVTAQHREMLDQVLELFEITPDYDLNLMKAGQTLNEVTARILLELKPVLEDFKPNVVLVHGDTATTFAASLAAYYEQITVGHVEAGLRTGNIYSPWPEEGNRRLTGTLTKYHFAPTPTSKENLLKENFNPADIIVTGNTVIDALLMVKDKIDSDKDLNATLSAQFSFLDENKKLILVTGHRRESFGGGFERICESLAITAKTHPDTQILYPMHLNPNVREPVNRILADIDNIHLIEPQQYLPFIYLMSRAHIILTDSGGIQEEAPSLGKPVLVMRDTTERPEAVEAGTVKLVGTDVNTITANLNALLTDDAAYQTMSFAHNPYGDGEACKRILNELEK
- a CDS encoding asparagine synthase-related protein; translated protein: MAELARRGLQEYVTTFTFSLPKKFELNIALEVATKLGFKHVHLPIENDDILDFDNYTKTAEAHDYQIWNTPYVPPELHKEMGKYGDILLSGFGGDPIMGSHLASSEKPLNEYLFEKYRWLHLKEIKNQPITDIEKLKDSIDRESLRYDSGSILTDFDAWYLCERNTNMTQHSVLGYRGQYEIISPLWIRELLMLFQICHQNIELIEHYLES
- the wecC gene encoding UDP-N-acetyl-D-mannosamine dehydrogenase gives rise to the protein MSFETISVVGLGYIGLPTAAMFASRKKKVIGVDVNQNAVDTVNRGEIHIVEPELDMIVRAAVTEGYLKAVTSPEPADAFLIAVPTPFKPCAEGEIPEPDLRYIESACKAIAPVLKRGDLVILESTSPVGATEQMAEWLAEVRPELSFPQQNGENADVNVAHCPERVLPGHVVRELVENDRVIGGLSKRCSERSVELYKIFVQGDCVITNARTAEMAKLTENSCRDVQIAFANELSMICDKLDIDVWELISLANRHPRINILQPGPGVGGHCIAVDPWFIVSKTPEEARIIHTARKVNDLKPEWVINKVKIAIADILQANPEKTAKDVTIACYGLAFKADIDDLRESPALSITEQICNFHKGQIILIEPNINLIPEKLNKKNVELMNVKDAIKADISVLLVDHKEFKENLIVSNTFLIDTKGLWAES